The proteins below are encoded in one region of Bremerella sp. P1:
- a CDS encoding alpha/beta hydrolase, whose protein sequence is MRRIIVLIIVMCLLALPSSDVSAQNAKKKTPPLFKWVNPPRMMPTGVQHGVFKSPSMKKDVGYCIYLPPSYATDTDRRYPVVYYLHGGRPGSEAKSIGLANYFHRYMTDSEIPDVIYVFVNGGPVSHYNLADRENAMGEDVFVQELIPFIDKTYRTVANRNGRGIEGFSQGGRGTTRIMFKHPDLFYSAAPGGSGYSTEKRISEENGRESENLVFAPGDNTWDLARKYAQSKEPPIRIMLHVGTQGFNYDNNLEYMKFLESLEIPFERIIVEGAPHSAQKVYEKRGLEIVQFHAENFRRSGALPPN, encoded by the coding sequence ATGCGTCGAATCATTGTGCTCATTATCGTGATGTGTCTGCTCGCTCTGCCAAGTTCGGACGTGTCGGCGCAGAACGCTAAGAAGAAAACGCCCCCGCTGTTCAAGTGGGTCAATCCACCACGCATGATGCCAACTGGTGTTCAGCATGGCGTTTTCAAGAGCCCGTCCATGAAGAAAGACGTGGGTTACTGTATCTACTTGCCACCGTCATATGCAACCGATACCGATCGTCGCTATCCGGTGGTTTATTACTTGCATGGTGGCCGACCTGGAAGTGAAGCCAAGAGTATCGGGCTGGCGAACTATTTCCATCGCTACATGACCGATTCCGAGATACCGGACGTGATCTATGTGTTCGTCAATGGCGGTCCAGTAAGTCATTACAACCTCGCCGATCGTGAGAACGCGATGGGAGAGGATGTCTTCGTGCAAGAACTGATCCCATTTATCGACAAGACCTATCGCACCGTTGCGAATCGCAATGGGCGTGGAATCGAGGGTTTCTCTCAGGGAGGTCGCGGGACCACTCGGATTATGTTTAAGCATCCCGATCTGTTCTACTCAGCAGCGCCCGGCGGTTCCGGATATTCGACTGAGAAGCGGATTTCAGAAGAAAATGGGCGAGAGAGTGAGAACCTGGTGTTTGCTCCTGGTGACAATACCTGGGATCTAGCACGTAAGTATGCCCAGAGCAAAGAGCCGCCAATACGCATTATGCTGCATGTCGGTACCCAAGGATTCAACTACGACAATAACCTAGAGTACATGAAATTCCTCGAATCACTAGAGATTCCTTTCGAGCGAATCATTGTCGAAGGCGCGCCGCATAGTGCTCAAAAGGTCTACGAAAAGCGTGGCCTGGAGATCGTCCAGTTTCATGCCGAGAATTTCCGTCGTTCCGGTGCCTTGCCGCCGAATTAA
- a CDS encoding DUF1501 domain-containing protein encodes MALSRRSFLKVGALGTSLTLSQYLELQAATGNPDSGRSAILVFLMGGPAHQDTFDLKPDAPSEYRGQFRPIKTSVPGMEICEHLPRLAQRAGNYALIRGVTHSLADHGLGTRYLITGNLPTPVVNYPMYGSVVSKEFPSHPDIPPFVSIDRPVEGPGYLGAEFGPLSTGEKPQHGHPFRVRGITLDGSLTLEKFNTRTALLKDIDTAFAGFEELDDSVKGLNRFSEQAHRIIASQRSRNAFDLSLEPDREVDRFGRHDYGQSMMLATRLVEAGVRFVTVLLEGWDTHQDNFNQLGRELPPKFDQSLSAMFDRLGESGRLDSTSILVTGEFGRTPKVNNNAGRDHWARAMCSLMAGGGVRTGQVIGATDDKAQGPLNEGFSPDDLAATFFQSIGIDPKTEYEANVGRPITLVRDGSAIASVLK; translated from the coding sequence ATGGCTCTATCGAGGCGGAGTTTTTTGAAGGTCGGTGCTTTGGGCACCAGCTTGACTCTGAGTCAGTACCTAGAGCTTCAAGCGGCTACTGGTAACCCCGACTCAGGGCGTTCGGCGATATTGGTTTTCCTAATGGGTGGGCCAGCCCACCAGGATACGTTCGACCTTAAGCCGGATGCTCCCTCGGAATACCGCGGGCAATTTCGTCCGATCAAAACCTCCGTACCAGGCATGGAGATATGCGAACACTTGCCGCGTCTTGCCCAACGAGCGGGTAACTATGCGCTGATTCGCGGTGTCACCCACAGTCTGGCCGATCATGGTTTAGGAACTCGCTATCTCATTACGGGAAACTTGCCAACGCCGGTAGTCAACTATCCAATGTATGGCTCGGTCGTTAGTAAGGAGTTTCCTTCGCACCCCGACATTCCACCGTTTGTGTCGATTGACCGGCCTGTTGAAGGACCAGGCTATTTAGGTGCCGAGTTTGGACCACTATCGACAGGAGAGAAGCCCCAACATGGCCATCCGTTTCGCGTCCGGGGCATCACATTGGATGGTTCGCTTACGCTCGAAAAGTTCAACACACGCACAGCGTTATTAAAGGATATCGATACAGCCTTCGCCGGGTTTGAAGAACTTGACGACTCCGTTAAGGGTTTGAATCGATTCTCGGAACAGGCACATCGTATTATTGCTTCCCAGCGTTCCCGTAACGCCTTTGATCTGTCCCTCGAGCCTGACCGAGAGGTCGATCGCTTTGGGCGTCATGACTACGGTCAGAGCATGATGTTGGCAACTCGATTGGTCGAGGCTGGCGTTCGATTCGTAACGGTGCTGCTTGAAGGCTGGGATACGCACCAAGACAACTTCAACCAGTTGGGCAGAGAACTGCCCCCAAAATTCGATCAAAGCCTATCGGCGATGTTCGATCGATTGGGAGAGAGTGGACGACTCGATTCGACTTCGATTCTTGTCACTGGCGAATTCGGTCGTACACCTAAGGTAAACAATAACGCCGGAAGAGACCATTGGGCCCGGGCGATGTGTAGCCTAATGGCAGGAGGCGGTGTTCGCACGGGTCAAGTCATAGGGGCGACGGACGACAAAGCCCAAGGTCCACTAAACGAAGGATTCAGCCCCGATGATCTGGCAGCTACATTCTTCCAAAGTATTGGCATCGATCCCAAGACGGAATACGAAGCAAACGTCGGCAGGCCAATAACGCTTGTACGAGACGGATCAGCGATCGCAAGTGTGCTCAAGTAG
- a CDS encoding sulfite exporter TauE/SafE family protein, protein MILLLIPLVIFLAATVQGTIGFGYAIVCLALFSYFVDFREANVIVAVSVLAPLISAVWMYRGELKIQTLLICLAGAIVGLPVGLYFFSVVNETLLIQVTGVLIFLLSAEGLWSMRKEIKIETEKETSWLWTSIAGVASGLLTGAVGMGGPPVAAFASRQSWSPRQIKVFLLAFSFLTAILRVSGLAAAGWMDLSVLSYCVLAIPFALLGIYCGLKVSHNIDARVFRGLTMGTLLLLSLGMIFRSPPDKSQDDAAPAATATSSKTAMHLVEFRSS, encoded by the coding sequence GTGATATTGCTGCTGATCCCTCTGGTTATTTTCCTCGCTGCCACAGTTCAGGGGACAATCGGTTTTGGCTATGCAATCGTTTGTCTTGCTCTCTTCTCTTACTTCGTTGATTTTCGCGAAGCCAACGTGATCGTCGCCGTGAGCGTTTTGGCTCCATTGATTTCGGCGGTGTGGATGTACCGAGGTGAGCTCAAGATTCAGACGCTATTAATCTGCCTGGCAGGGGCAATCGTAGGGCTGCCAGTCGGCCTCTACTTCTTTAGTGTCGTAAATGAGACGTTGTTGATTCAAGTCACCGGAGTGTTGATCTTCTTGCTCTCGGCTGAAGGTCTTTGGTCAATGCGTAAGGAAATCAAGATCGAAACGGAAAAGGAAACCTCTTGGCTGTGGACTTCGATTGCTGGAGTTGCCAGTGGCCTGCTGACAGGCGCGGTCGGCATGGGTGGACCGCCGGTGGCAGCGTTTGCATCGAGGCAATCGTGGTCACCAAGGCAGATTAAAGTCTTTCTTTTGGCATTCAGTTTTCTGACCGCAATTCTCCGAGTCAGCGGTCTGGCCGCCGCCGGTTGGATGGACCTCTCGGTGCTGAGCTATTGTGTCTTGGCCATTCCTTTTGCTCTTCTCGGAATCTATTGCGGGCTCAAGGTGTCGCATAACATCGATGCCCGCGTGTTCCGTGGCCTTACGATGGGCACACTACTGCTGTTGTCGCTGGGTATGATTTTCCGCTCTCCTCCCGACAAATCACAGGATGATGCGGCACCCGCTGCTACCGCGACCTCGTCCAAGACGGCGATGCATTTGGTAGAGTTCCGGTCTTCATGA
- a CDS encoding sulfatase-like hydrolase/transferase has protein sequence MLMRACTAFGILVVSLSCNVLADESSTDTSKPGATSDPLPNIVVILADDLGWNSVGYHNEEFQTPHIDSLVASGITLNRFYVAPMCSPTRAGMMTGRYPIRFGCARAVIPPYRDFGLPTSEVTLPEMLSTLGYKNRGIFGKWHLGHRRAKWHPLAQGFTHFHGHYNGAIDYFDLSRDGVHDWHVGFDSLDEQGYATDLIADAAAKWIRQSAESDAPYFCYVPFNAPHSPYQAPEEAIEQYGDLPEATDRDGKHREIYKAMIGRMDEGIGRILQAVENSGESDNTIVWFFSDNGGVGNLQDINKPLKGAKLTVFEGGIRVPACVRWPAKIPARNSTDVVCGYIDLLPTLVAIAGGECSKLSEQTIDGIDLTSVFAEPAASVAERSWFSYHGQSGVSSEHLAIVDKGWKLVVNGPQLTDVKQLKDGSHQVRLYHLEQDLNETNNLVKEKPRKVTQLAKQLIDHRSLQPKNAVPSYAIGRAGFIPPPLWTLDPADPDKLVGGYEANESK, from the coding sequence ATGTTGATGCGTGCTTGTACTGCGTTTGGAATTCTGGTCGTTTCGCTTTCCTGTAATGTTCTTGCAGATGAGTCGTCCACGGATACTTCGAAACCAGGTGCTACTTCTGATCCATTGCCCAACATCGTAGTGATTCTTGCGGATGATCTGGGCTGGAACTCCGTGGGATATCACAACGAGGAATTTCAGACGCCGCACATCGATTCCCTGGTCGCCAGTGGAATAACCTTGAACCGGTTTTACGTCGCACCGATGTGCTCTCCAACGCGTGCCGGGATGATGACGGGACGCTATCCAATTCGCTTCGGTTGCGCCCGGGCAGTGATTCCACCCTACCGAGACTTCGGCCTGCCAACATCCGAAGTGACGTTACCAGAGATGTTGTCGACTCTGGGTTACAAGAATCGGGGAATCTTCGGAAAGTGGCACTTGGGACACCGTCGGGCGAAATGGCACCCTTTGGCTCAAGGGTTCACCCATTTCCATGGGCATTACAACGGGGCTATCGACTATTTCGACCTCTCAAGGGATGGCGTTCATGACTGGCACGTTGGCTTTGATTCCCTCGATGAACAGGGATACGCAACCGACCTAATCGCCGATGCTGCGGCGAAGTGGATAAGGCAGTCCGCAGAATCAGATGCTCCATACTTCTGTTACGTACCTTTCAATGCACCTCATTCTCCCTATCAAGCTCCAGAAGAGGCCATTGAACAATACGGTGATTTACCGGAAGCGACTGACCGCGATGGTAAGCATCGCGAGATTTACAAGGCAATGATTGGGCGAATGGATGAAGGTATTGGGCGGATTTTGCAGGCGGTCGAGAACTCCGGAGAATCGGACAACACCATCGTCTGGTTTTTCAGTGACAATGGCGGCGTCGGTAACTTGCAAGACATCAACAAACCACTGAAGGGGGCAAAGCTGACGGTGTTTGAGGGAGGGATTCGGGTGCCTGCGTGTGTTCGTTGGCCTGCAAAGATACCTGCTAGAAACTCGACGGATGTCGTTTGCGGCTATATCGACCTCTTGCCAACATTGGTCGCGATTGCGGGCGGGGAGTGTAGTAAGCTGTCGGAGCAAACCATCGATGGAATCGACTTAACGTCCGTGTTTGCCGAGCCGGCAGCATCCGTTGCCGAGCGTTCTTGGTTTTCGTACCACGGGCAGTCTGGAGTGTCGTCCGAGCATCTGGCAATCGTCGACAAGGGATGGAAGCTCGTAGTTAACGGTCCTCAGCTAACTGACGTGAAGCAATTAAAAGACGGCTCGCATCAGGTTCGTCTGTATCATCTCGAGCAGGATTTGAATGAAACGAACAACTTGGTGAAAGAGAAGCCCAGAAAGGTCACTCAACTGGCAAAACAATTGATCGACCACCGGTCCCTGCAGCCGAAGAACGCTGTTCCTTCGTATGCAATCGGACGGGCCGGCTTTATTCCGCCGCCACTGTGGACATTAGATCCGGCTGACCCAGATAAGTTAGTTGGCGGATACGAAGCTAACGAATCCAAATAG
- a CDS encoding BlaI/MecI/CopY family transcriptional regulator — protein MKLGGRQLAIMNVLWERGEATVADVQAALDVERALAYSTVATVLSRMEKKGLVTHRVEDRVYFYQPAVTRDGAGQSMIGDVISRIFGGSPAELVNHLLESESIDSSELQRIKELVRKHEAEQKKGDRK, from the coding sequence GTGAAGTTGGGTGGCCGACAACTGGCAATCATGAACGTTCTTTGGGAGCGGGGCGAAGCGACCGTTGCCGATGTCCAAGCTGCTTTGGATGTGGAACGTGCCCTCGCGTATTCGACGGTGGCCACTGTGCTTTCCCGCATGGAGAAGAAGGGCCTTGTGACTCATCGAGTCGAAGATAGGGTCTATTTCTACCAGCCTGCAGTGACCAGAGATGGTGCTGGTCAATCCATGATCGGCGACGTGATCTCACGGATCTTTGGTGGTAGCCCTGCCGAACTGGTCAATCACTTGCTCGAAAGTGAAAGCATCGATTCATCGGAACTTCAGAGAATCAAGGAACTGGTTCGGAAACATGAAGCGGAGCAAAAGAAGGGAGATCGTAAATGA
- a CDS encoding M56 family metallopeptidase has product MIEPTLLAFLLTYLIHSSVFVLGTWGVLNAGSKHFRPEIRIFAWKTALVLPIATALIASTTTLPHFGPQWSVHDTASSTTAQTLERYVEPSIQRSNDNTSESLEDTSLTPGELSSAVGIVSQAKESGQPEKTATFAPWLRWQAVAWLVWATLILCFLGRLISQAVRLGRLRRNARKVSDGYLKDSLAKIQSAMGIRRTVDIYLSPEIDSPLTGGVWRSFILIPESWQRELTTCNGTSHENHCGDTDAVLAHELAHIAKGDAIWTLIAHLVVGLIPWQPFNRFVCRQIRKEMEYVADLFAARTMGEGISLAKCLVNIGERRVNATCKPQAPILVTGMASYCSELGQRVEALLAHHYDTPSRSNWNQFLICLTVGMVSLLMIMPKAVSHSSLLDNRTMSMRNHVLTLAVLVGLTSPIAAEEPQVPQTERETVALKTSPDELPAGIRKFSGMVVGQLATKDIERGTFVVQVDAIPRVWRNNGSENPKAIVGKTIEVSGVTGKFLDVLVIMRPGDTVEFECKHDGDRLVFPGELLRKVAPYKPEDYPVLPDDFRGFRGQVVADVLQKDPETFELIIKVAKVTNTWKENDAKNPESIEGKTLMLAGFWNRREAYHNLKVGDRINVGMQHIGRQSDHLTVAEAVRKVSVSDISEGQMERPEMKMERPGDQRGFRGLLVGRLTAKDSERGTFSIVVDAVPRVWRNNQARNPKALIGKTVDAGGVHSNMLDALVVARIGDTIEFGALDNGEGEIRVGEVLRKVAPVKPGDYPELPQEFRGFKGILNGKIVKKDEHLLDLTIEVSGVVRTFEQNRARNAESIVGKQVMLSGFWKRKEAFHNLKQGDEIQFGAEHPVVLSDSLSVIEGIKKLD; this is encoded by the coding sequence ATGATCGAACCTACTTTGCTGGCATTCTTGTTGACGTATCTGATTCACTCCTCCGTATTCGTGCTAGGCACCTGGGGAGTATTAAACGCGGGATCGAAACATTTCCGTCCAGAAATTCGAATCTTTGCCTGGAAAACGGCCCTTGTACTTCCTATCGCCACGGCACTCATCGCTTCGACGACCACGCTTCCCCACTTCGGACCTCAATGGTCTGTACATGACACCGCATCAAGCACAACGGCCCAGACTCTTGAACGGTACGTAGAACCGAGTATCCAGCGCTCGAACGATAATACTTCTGAGAGCCTTGAAGACACTTCCTTAACGCCTGGCGAGCTCTCCTCGGCCGTCGGTATTGTCTCTCAGGCAAAGGAAAGTGGGCAACCCGAAAAAACAGCAACGTTTGCCCCTTGGTTGCGATGGCAAGCCGTCGCTTGGCTTGTATGGGCAACTCTTATCCTATGCTTCTTAGGAAGACTGATTAGTCAGGCGGTGCGCCTTGGACGCTTACGGCGAAACGCCCGGAAAGTTTCCGACGGCTACCTGAAAGACTCGCTCGCTAAGATCCAGTCCGCGATGGGTATCCGTCGCACCGTCGATATCTATCTTTCGCCTGAGATTGATAGCCCGCTTACAGGCGGCGTCTGGAGGTCTTTCATTCTGATTCCTGAAAGCTGGCAACGAGAACTTACCACATGTAATGGGACTTCACACGAAAACCATTGTGGAGATACGGACGCGGTACTAGCTCACGAACTTGCTCACATCGCGAAGGGAGATGCGATTTGGACACTGATTGCTCACCTCGTTGTTGGGCTCATTCCCTGGCAGCCTTTCAATCGTTTTGTCTGTAGGCAAATCCGAAAGGAAATGGAGTATGTTGCCGATCTCTTCGCAGCACGAACCATGGGAGAAGGGATTTCCCTTGCCAAGTGCTTGGTTAACATCGGCGAACGACGCGTGAATGCGACTTGCAAGCCACAAGCTCCCATCTTAGTGACTGGCATGGCCAGCTATTGTTCTGAATTAGGACAGCGCGTCGAGGCATTGCTTGCGCACCACTATGACACTCCTTCCCGCAGCAACTGGAATCAGTTTCTCATCTGTCTAACCGTAGGGATGGTCAGCTTGCTAATGATCATGCCCAAAGCGGTCTCACACTCCTCACTCTTGGATAACAGGACCATGTCCATGCGCAATCATGTTCTCACCCTGGCTGTACTTGTCGGTCTCACGTCTCCAATAGCCGCGGAAGAGCCCCAAGTGCCCCAAACTGAACGCGAAACGGTCGCTCTGAAGACATCACCCGATGAGTTGCCCGCTGGCATCCGGAAGTTCAGTGGCATGGTTGTAGGACAACTGGCCACGAAGGACATCGAACGTGGAACATTCGTCGTTCAAGTCGATGCCATACCTCGAGTCTGGAGAAATAACGGTTCCGAGAATCCGAAGGCAATTGTTGGCAAAACGATCGAAGTTAGCGGCGTGACAGGCAAATTCCTGGACGTGCTTGTCATCATGCGTCCCGGTGATACCGTAGAATTCGAGTGCAAGCATGACGGCGATCGGCTTGTCTTTCCCGGAGAACTCCTCCGCAAGGTCGCTCCCTACAAGCCGGAAGACTACCCAGTTCTTCCTGACGATTTTCGCGGGTTTCGCGGTCAGGTGGTCGCCGATGTCCTTCAAAAAGACCCTGAAACATTTGAACTGATCATTAAGGTAGCTAAGGTCACGAATACCTGGAAAGAAAACGATGCGAAGAATCCTGAGAGCATCGAAGGCAAGACCTTGATGCTCGCTGGCTTTTGGAATCGCCGCGAGGCTTACCACAACCTGAAGGTTGGAGATCGTATCAACGTAGGGATGCAACACATCGGCCGACAAAGCGACCACCTGACGGTCGCCGAAGCTGTTCGCAAAGTCTCTGTGTCGGACATATCCGAAGGTCAGATGGAACGGCCGGAGATGAAGATGGAGCGCCCAGGCGATCAAAGAGGTTTCCGAGGCCTTCTGGTAGGAAGATTGACTGCTAAGGATAGCGAACGCGGGACTTTTTCCATCGTCGTTGATGCTGTACCTCGCGTCTGGCGCAATAACCAGGCCCGCAATCCCAAGGCCCTGATTGGCAAGACGGTAGACGCAGGTGGTGTCCACAGCAATATGCTCGACGCGTTAGTTGTAGCACGGATTGGTGACACGATCGAATTTGGCGCACTGGACAATGGCGAGGGAGAGATCCGCGTGGGTGAAGTCCTCCGAAAGGTGGCCCCCGTCAAGCCGGGCGATTATCCCGAGCTTCCGCAAGAGTTCCGCGGCTTTAAGGGCATCTTGAATGGAAAGATTGTCAAGAAAGACGAACATCTTCTCGATCTGACAATTGAAGTCTCCGGCGTGGTTCGAACCTTTGAGCAAAACCGTGCTCGAAATGCCGAGTCGATCGTGGGCAAGCAGGTGATGCTCTCAGGCTTTTGGAAACGAAAAGAAGCCTTCCATAACCTCAAACAAGGTGACGAGATACAGTTCGGTGCCGAACATCCTGTCGTGCTAAGTGATAGTCTCAGCGTAATCGAGGGCATCAAGAAGCTCGACTAG
- a CDS encoding DUF1549 and DUF1553 domain-containing protein: MNEKLDKLGIIPSDVCTDAEFLRRVSIDLTGTLPTPDESTRFLADKRPDKRELKIDELLTRPAYAAWWANKLCDFTGCNPQQQAELGQDTSVQWYMWTYQRLQDNVSYDELVRRIVLAKGRRPGQSYDEYTGEMSSYFREQDPNDFTDREFMPHYWTRRSMQNPEEAAQAFAHNFLGIRLQCAQCHKHPFAPWTQDDFRQFSRFFETIEFGVQPQDESQYRQLAKNVGLNVRDKNGSPIRDEVLRHARKGRVIPWRELYVESRGSEVRLDLLRSGMVSLPPELDPRMPIMDWMLEPENSYFAKAFVNRVWAGYFHVGIIDPPDDLNPANPPSHPKLLDWLTLGFIENGYDMKWLHRTIVSSQAYQRSWRPNETNTEDRRNFSRAIPRRLPAEIVYDSVKQVLAASDQQHEVRTDLSRRAIGHLSMRLAGTYAMQVFGKPERAVNCDCERSNQSTLLQSIFLQNDPLVDQRLEGSGWLEELSRQEEAKTKPDHAALVREAWLRSVCRLPNHDEETRARQHLASTDSLADGMRDLLWALMNTKEFILNK; encoded by the coding sequence GTGAACGAAAAGCTCGACAAGCTTGGCATTATTCCTTCTGACGTATGTACCGACGCCGAGTTTCTTCGACGTGTAAGTATTGATCTCACGGGGACACTTCCCACACCCGATGAATCAACCCGTTTTCTGGCAGACAAGCGTCCCGATAAACGGGAACTCAAGATTGACGAACTCCTCACTCGGCCCGCATACGCTGCATGGTGGGCCAACAAGTTATGCGACTTCACGGGATGCAATCCCCAGCAACAAGCCGAACTCGGTCAAGACACTTCGGTTCAGTGGTACATGTGGACGTACCAGCGGTTGCAGGACAACGTTTCTTACGACGAGTTGGTAAGACGCATTGTTCTCGCGAAAGGTCGTCGGCCCGGACAGTCGTACGATGAATATACCGGCGAAATGTCGAGCTACTTTCGTGAACAGGACCCTAACGATTTCACAGATCGCGAGTTCATGCCACATTACTGGACCCGCCGTAGCATGCAAAACCCGGAAGAAGCCGCGCAAGCGTTCGCGCACAACTTCCTGGGCATTCGCCTGCAATGTGCCCAGTGTCATAAACATCCATTCGCCCCGTGGACCCAGGACGATTTCAGACAGTTTTCGCGATTCTTTGAAACCATCGAGTTTGGAGTCCAACCTCAAGACGAATCCCAATACCGCCAGCTTGCCAAGAATGTTGGCTTAAACGTACGCGACAAGAATGGATCTCCGATTCGCGACGAAGTATTGCGTCATGCCCGTAAGGGTCGAGTCATCCCGTGGCGCGAACTATACGTTGAAAGCCGCGGATCTGAAGTTCGCCTAGACCTCTTACGAAGCGGAATGGTTTCCCTACCGCCTGAGCTTGATCCTCGAATGCCAATCATGGATTGGATGCTCGAACCCGAAAATTCCTATTTCGCCAAAGCCTTCGTCAATCGTGTTTGGGCTGGCTATTTTCATGTCGGGATTATTGATCCTCCGGACGATCTCAATCCAGCAAATCCACCCAGCCACCCCAAGCTTCTCGATTGGCTGACCCTCGGTTTTATCGAGAACGGATACGACATGAAATGGTTGCATCGCACGATCGTGTCGAGTCAAGCATATCAGCGAAGCTGGAGACCTAATGAAACGAACACAGAGGATCGACGCAATTTCAGCCGAGCCATTCCGCGCCGTTTGCCTGCTGAGATCGTCTATGACTCGGTGAAACAAGTACTTGCCGCGAGTGACCAACAACACGAAGTGCGAACCGATCTTTCGCGACGCGCTATTGGTCACTTATCCATGCGACTAGCAGGTACGTATGCAATGCAGGTTTTTGGAAAGCCAGAGCGGGCCGTAAATTGCGACTGTGAACGGTCGAATCAATCGACCCTGCTGCAGTCGATCTTTCTGCAGAATGATCCTTTAGTCGACCAACGTCTGGAAGGCAGTGGCTGGCTGGAAGAACTTTCGCGGCAAGAAGAGGCAAAGACAAAGCCTGATCACGCGGCATTGGTACGCGAGGCATGGCTACGATCTGTTTGTCGTCTCCCGAATCACGACGAAGAAACACGTGCACGACAGCATCTTGCCTCTACAGATTCTCTTGCCGATGGAATGCGGGATCTGCTATGGGCGCTCATGAACACTAAAGAATTCATCCTCAATAAATAG
- a CDS encoding sulfatase — MNSLLQSFLCLLIIIWATDVAHAADKRPNVLMICIDDLNDWTGFLGGHPDVQTPHMDSLASRGRVFANAHCAVPVCSASRISVMSGLSATTHGSYELGPSYEQLPKLNGVPTLHQYFHDNGYYTMTGGKVLHHGFRGKLASSIDRTLQDRAGGPKPKEPLNLPKGWSRAWDWGAFPQKDEDMFDAQLANRAAATLKENFEKPFFMSVGFFRPHVPLHVPPKWFALYNQQSIVLPNNPLADLDDVPENFLSINKFAAAPTHAEVVETDSQRSLTQAYLASISFVDHCVGIVLDGLAASPHADNTIVVLWSDHGFHLGEKQHWAKRTLWEESTRVPLLFVGPGIEPGQACDEAVNLLDIFPTLVDLCELPSNRRLDGVSLSPQLADPKSPRQRPAITSSYFGNHSIRNHDWRLIVYRDGKEELYDHRSDPDEFDNLADDPVYKGVRDELARWLPQNATPEVKKDSEQARRPK; from the coding sequence ATGAACTCGCTACTCCAGTCGTTCCTATGTTTGCTAATCATCATCTGGGCTACTGATGTCGCTCACGCGGCAGACAAACGACCGAACGTCTTGATGATCTGCATTGACGACTTGAATGACTGGACTGGCTTTTTGGGTGGTCATCCAGACGTCCAGACACCTCACATGGATAGCTTGGCCAGTCGGGGGCGAGTATTCGCCAACGCACATTGTGCAGTACCCGTTTGTTCAGCGTCACGCATAAGTGTCATGTCAGGCCTGTCGGCCACCACGCACGGCAGCTACGAATTGGGGCCTTCGTACGAACAGTTGCCCAAGTTGAATGGGGTTCCCACGCTGCACCAATATTTCCACGACAACGGCTACTACACGATGACCGGCGGTAAGGTTCTGCATCATGGATTTCGGGGCAAACTAGCGTCGTCGATTGACCGAACGCTGCAAGACCGCGCTGGCGGGCCAAAACCTAAGGAACCGCTGAACTTGCCTAAGGGGTGGAGCCGAGCTTGGGATTGGGGCGCGTTTCCTCAAAAAGATGAGGACATGTTCGACGCTCAATTGGCCAATAGGGCTGCCGCGACGCTGAAGGAGAATTTCGAGAAACCGTTCTTTATGTCCGTCGGCTTCTTTCGTCCACACGTACCGCTCCACGTTCCTCCGAAGTGGTTTGCCCTGTACAACCAGCAATCGATCGTGCTACCGAACAATCCCCTGGCTGATCTAGACGATGTCCCGGAGAACTTTCTCTCCATTAATAAGTTCGCCGCGGCACCGACACATGCAGAAGTCGTGGAGACAGATTCGCAGCGAAGTTTGACCCAGGCGTACTTGGCATCGATCAGCTTTGTGGATCATTGCGTGGGCATTGTGCTGGATGGTCTTGCGGCAAGTCCCCATGCGGATAATACGATTGTCGTGCTTTGGAGCGATCACGGGTTTCATCTCGGCGAGAAACAGCATTGGGCCAAGCGTACACTGTGGGAAGAATCGACGAGAGTGCCACTTTTGTTTGTCGGACCTGGCATTGAACCGGGCCAGGCCTGTGATGAGGCGGTGAACCTGCTCGACATCTTTCCAACGCTTGTTGACTTGTGCGAGTTGCCAAGCAATCGACGCCTGGACGGCGTTTCACTATCGCCACAGCTTGCCGATCCGAAGTCGCCACGCCAGCGGCCAGCGATTACATCGTCGTATTTCGGAAATCACTCGATCCGCAACCACGACTGGCGTCTTATCGTCTACCGCGACGGAAAAGAGGAGCTGTATGACCATCGTTCCGATCCGGATGAGTTCGATAATCTCGCCGACGATCCGGTTTACAAAGGGGTACGCGACGAACTGGCACGTTGGCTGCCTCAGAATGCTACGCCAGAGGTTAAAAAGGACTCAGAACAAGCGCGAAGACCGAAGTAA